In Hippocampus zosterae strain Florida chromosome 21, ASM2543408v3, whole genome shotgun sequence, the genomic window TGCCCACAGAAATGCACGTCATTAttcttattaaaataaaaacaacaacaaataaaccaTTTTAACACAAAAGTTTCTGTACACTTTGAAACGGAACGATTTCTACACAGATTATAAATTGTGTGTGAAATGGTGAGTAGATGGAGGGGTGTCTTTTGGAAGCCTGTTTGGAATCTCCGGTCAGATGCTCGCGCGTTCACGTCTgcatgtgcgcgtgcgtgcaaaCCGCAAATATGGACACAAATATGACAGCTGTTCAATGAAAGTAGCTGGAGCTCAGAGCTTACACATTCACATTGAAAGAGCAATTAGCATTTTGTCATTCCGGCTAAGGCACTTTGAAATTGCTCCGTACAATCTGGCGATATTTTCCATTTGTCACTAGTTccgcaaactttttttgtgacccccccccccaacatttccACCACGTAGGAGGATTTTAGCCCTTTGACGTAAGCCGTGTGAAGAGGAGCCCGATTAGCTCTGACGGCACGATGAAGACGACGATGGAGACGACGTGGAAtaaagacggggggggggggggggattccggAATTCCCACAATGGAACGCCCGGACGTCCACATTGGAACGAGGGCAGATTTgatcattttattaaaaaaaaaaattaatgggtCGAATTCCCCACCCAGTCATATTTTAATTAGGTCTTCCATGCCTCGAGGGGGCAGCATTTGACCATTAATGTGTATTTTCCCTCCAAATTTGTAGACGATGAATTTGTACACAACCGCAGATGTTCCCACGGCGAAGGTTGTTCCAAGAGAGAAAAAAGCTCAAACGACACTTTTGGTAAGTGTCATAATGTTACAATTGTCACCGGTGCTGTGTCATCATTTTAATattcatattaatattataataatatactttCCAGCCACGGCGTGGGGAAAATGACATGCTAGCTAAACGAGACATTACAGCCTTCGTTTTACGTTCATAAAGGACGTCCAACCCTCATCGAGGTGGATAAAAAGACACCAGTTCCCCTTTGTAATAATGTTACTTTTCTCATGACCTCGGTCAAGTGAAACAAACTTTGtgaggaaaatgacattttagctATTGTTGTTTACTTTTTGACCAGTTTTCCCACCATTTCCCCACAAATCTTCCTTGACCAAGAACATGTTATTTGACgattcatgttaaaaaaaatacttgctaGAATTGTTTCTTGGCACTTATAAACCAGTTTTATATCAATTGCCATGAAAGAAATTGTGTTGATGTGGTCCTCCTCCATGCCTCCAGGGGACAGCAACGAAAACCGGGGTCTCAAATCGATCGTGAGTGGATAAAGGACAAATCAACCCTTCTGGTAAGTGGAATAATGTTACTATTGTCATCATTTTGAAACATAAGGGAATGCGAGTtagaaatgtcacatttgtaaATCCTCACCATTGAGGCCTCTTTGAAAAACTTTTCGCGCGTGTGACGGTGAGTCCAATAAAAACGCTAACGTGATGCTAATGTGCCCATATGGCATTAAAGACGACAAAAGTAGCCCTTTTAAATTAGAAGCCGGTAAAGGTGCGATCCGAAGTTAACTCCGCACTTGGAGCCCACAACCACGCATCAGCACGCACACATAATGTATATAAACTCGCACCCGCATACAGTGATCCTCACACTCCAAACAAACACGAATAAACTCTGAGCTTTAGCTACCTGTTGGATGCTGCCTAATGTGGCAGCACGCATAAATATGTTATTAGGTGGCGACGGCAAAAAATGAGTCTGACAAAAAGAGCCGAGTGAGCAAAACGCCGTGATGAATGATCCATTTTCTTTCCTTAAAATTTTCAGAActtgtccacaaaaaaaaaaagcttgagacCAGCGCTAAAAATCATCGCGAATAGAATTTAGCAATATGGATGCAGGCAGGAATCtaaattaatgggaaaaaaagtctccaaTTTGTGGGTATGATTCGGGGATTTGCGGAGAAGATTCAGAGTGAACACAAAGCAGCTTTGTACAGTTATCTACAGGTGTTGTCGCTGAACCTAGAACGCGTGAGGTTTAAATTCAGGAAGCCCTGTTGTCCCGTTGTGGCGCGCAAAAATGTTGTAGCCTGTGTCATAGCCTACTGATGCTACGATTTCTTTGCGGACATTTCAGAATGTTTTATAAACGATCGCTTTACTTGAGCTCTCGCCACCCACAAGTATGTGCGATGTCATGATGTGTGAAAGAAAATGGCCTCTCAAGAGAAATGGTGGAAACGGACGGTCGATCGCACCAAATGATCCGCGTGGCGCCGTAGTCTTTGGAAATGTCTACCTAGCGGAGCGAATGTTCTTGTACTGGCAGAGCAGTAAGTGCTTGAAGGTCTTTTTGAAGGTGACGTTGCACAGGGCGTAGCAGGCCGGGTTGATGGTGCTGTTGATGTAGCACAGCCAGTAGCCCAGCGTCCACACCGTGTTGGGGATGCAGCTGGAGCAAAAAGTGTTGATCAGCACCATGACGTTGTAAGGCGTCCACGTGGCCACGAAGGCCACCAGGATGGCCATGATGGTGCGGGTCACCTTCTTTTCCCGCGACGGGgccgccttcttcttcttgttgggCGGCTGCTTGGTCATCTTGACAATCTTGCGGGCCACGTGGTTCTGCCGCTCGGAGGCCGGCACAATCTCCACCGTGGCGCCGGACGGTGTGTAGCAGTCACCTTTGGGGGATTTGGCCTTGATCTTGATGCAGGTCAGTTTGGAGACGCCCGCTTTGGCGCGCCGGCGGGGTGGCGGGCGGCCCGGGCCGGCGTCTGAATCGGCGGCCGACGGCGGCGTCTCCTCGTCCTTGGCGTGGGACGCGGCCGCGCTGCCCGAGGTGGAGTCGTTGGAACTCTCCTTTTCCTCGCCGGCGGCGCAGATCTCCCCCGCCGCCTCGTCGGCCTCGGTTTCGCCCTCCGCCGCGGCGGAGGCGGGCGCTTTGCCGTTCTGCATCCCGCCGCCGTGCCGGTTGCCGCTGTCCTCCGCGTTCTGGCTCCGGGAGGCGGCCGCGTTCTCGGCgggtatgttgttgttgtcgggCTTGTTCCCGCGCTTGGCGGGAGACGGGGGCCGCTGCGCGTGGCCTCCCGATGGCTTGCGATGATCCTTCTTGACGCGGCTCTTGCTCGCCCTGGAGATCTGCCAGTAGAGCTGAATCATGATGATGACGGGCAAGTAGAAGGCGGCGATGGCCGTGCCAAAAGTGACGGCCGCGTTGGAGAAGAACTGAATGTAGCACTCCTTCTCCGGCACCGTCCGCCCGCCCACGATGAACTGCCAGAAGAGGATGGCCGGCGCCCACAGGATGAAGGACAGGACCCAGGCGGCGGCGATCATCATGCCCGCCATTTTGGTGGTCCTTTTGACAGGGTAGCTGAGCGGCTTGGTGACGCAGAAGTACCTGTCGAAGCTGATGATGAGCAAATTCATGACCGAGGCGTTGCTGACCACGTAGTCGAGCGCCAGCCACAAGTCGCAGACCACCGGGCCCAGCGGCCAGTACCCGATGACGATGTAGACCGTGTACAAGTTCATGGAGCAGAGTCCGATGATGAGGTCGGCGCACGCCAGGCTGAAGAGGAAGTAGTTGTTGACGGTCTGCAGGTTCCTGTTGACCTTGATGGAGAGCATGACCAGGATGTTGCCGATCACCGTGACCAGGCTGAGCGAGCCGGCGACCAGCACGATGAACACCACCTCCACCGTCTTGTAGGAGCCCTCGCGCTCCTCCGCCGCCTCGGTGCCGTTGCCTTCCGAGGCGTTCCAGTAGCTGAAATTCAGCGCGTCCATGGCACCGGCTCGCCGACAACCTGCGGTGAGCGCAAAACGACATTTGCCGTGACAAAGATATTTTAGAGCCTTTGAAATGAAAAGCGCCGTCGCGTTAGCGTGTTAATATTCCGCTAAGCCGACGCGCCGCCTCGACATCTGTTTGAGAACCTCCGGGCGAACAATCGTCGAGGCGGCGCCTTCCGTTGTCACGTCGCCTTATTGCATTGTGCTGTCAAGGCCCCCTCCAGACTTGAGGAAAATGTTCAGAAGTTTGACATTTAAATGGTCGGAAATgaatggatctttttttttttttgtttaactaaAATGAAACAAGATCAAGTTTAGaacgcccccccctcctcttctttaaaaaagaaaaaaaaaatgacattgatcAAAGATAATATAAAACTCGAGGAGGTTGAATTGTCCTAAATATTCGAGCGATCCACTCTCGCTAATTGCTACATAGCAACTAGCGCGGCGTTTGAGTGCATTGACTTATCCGCAGTGCCACAAATGGCCAGCGGTGGCGCTGGGGCATGAAGCTAAAACGGCCTAATCCCCATCAAACGTTCAACGCTGCCGACTTACGCCGGCAAAGCGCGACAATACGAACGGGACACGCTTTGTTCCCGCCCGGCGGATTAGAGCGCCAGCGCTGATGGTCGCGGCGCGGTCCCAAAGGTGGTCGCTCTTTGTCCTCCACCTAATCCTCGGCGCACCTGAGCGCTCGGACACTCGCACGAGAGTCCAAACAAATCCATCTGGTGTGCCCCGTTGGACACTCGCCTCCTCTTGACTTGACAGCCCCCCAGAGGTGCCCGAATGGAAAGATGCTGTCGACTTGCCAGCATGCTGAGTGAGCGGTCGCCCGGGGAGATTTGCGGCGACTTATCTTAGCCTAGCTATCAATCATCGGGCCCCCCTACCGCACCTCCGCCCCAACCTCATCAGAACGCCGACGCCGACGATCGCGCCCTTTGACCGATGAACACAATGCCGGTGCCAGCTTCCTTTCAAGCCGACATACCTCACGCAGATATCGAAATGGCTTCTTTTGTCTCAGGTATTAGCCCGCCGGACGCCACCGTGCCCCCCCCAATGAGCTTTCCGTATTGTTCCTCGTCGCCATCCGCCGTTTGCTCACCGGAGCTGAAAATTGCTTCTTGCCCATCAgggagcgcaaaaaaaaaaaaaaaaaaaaaaggccgagcTCGCCCCTTCGCAGCTCCCTTTTACCCCCCCCAGCGTTTGGTGCTTCACACAGGCGGGCCTGTTGCCTCTTTCATTGGAAGCCGCTTTAACGGGTCGGCGCTTTTTGCCGGCGAGGGGGCAACGGTGGCGTTTTGACGCCCACGCTGTGATTTGCCAGCTGCGCATCTAAAGCGGTGCTCCGGGTTCACTTTTTTTACTTCTGCGGATCCCGGATAAATCCGGGAGGGCACCTGCGCGCCCACCCGTAGCATTTCCATTTCCAATCACCGTCTGCGTTCGCCATCATCAAGGACTCGGGCCGGCGTTTATTTGCCATTTGCCGACGAGCGTGACCGCAATGCAAAAGCCGTGATTGCGGCCGcgcggccgggggggggggggggctgccgggAGGAGGTCGGCGTGGCTCCACGCACTCAAGATTTTCTCTCTTTCCACCAATCACCCGTGCAAGAACGAAGGTTGAAAACCGTTTCGAATGAATTGAATTTGTCAACATGGTATGGAAGGCGAGATCAAATTTTGCAGACTTTCTTTCCCGATCGATCATCACGTCGTCTCTTTTGAGCAGAAGCGCATGTCCGGTTTAACCCAACTCGTATGCTCGAAATAGCTTTTGAGGGTAACGATGTCGAGTTGCCGCGCTCGTTCGTCCCCTCTGTGATTTGCGCTTCATGTCACTTGACTTCTCGATTTATTCTTGGGATCAGCTTGGCCAACCGTGACCTGCGAGTCTTATAATTAAGAGTACAGAAATGGGTTTTTGTACCCAgtctcacccccgcccccccagatTTTTGGGTTCTGCTTCTTTTGGGTACTGTTCCAGGTATCCACTTGTACATGGATTAAACCTCAgtgctcaaaaaaacaaaatggactcCTACTGTGAGCTATTTCTATTCTGGTGCTCAAGCCTCACGCCGAGTGCGATTAATCATATTTGGCACAAGTCGGCTTGTGTTTGCTTTTTATCAGGGGCGGGGTTCTTTGGGCTCGTTGCGTCACAGATCGCTGAATATCTAATTTCCAGAGGCGAAGTTTGGCTAACGAGTTTTAGTCAGACGTATCTCCTTTGAGCAGGATGTAAGTGGGGGGATCAAATCCTGACAGGTGTTGCATTATCCCTCCGCTAATCTCacgttgggtggggggggtaaacgagattttttttttttttttttccgggaacATTGGCTAAGTGGGTGCTGTCACAACACGGCTCGACTTGACGGGTCCGTCGGTGGAGGATTACCGTTCGCTCGGCTTTACTTCCGACGACGCCGCCGGATGGATTGCGCGGACTCTCGATGGCCACTCGTGATCGACGGCGTCACGTCGCACTCGCGTCTTGACACTTTGTCACCGTCTGCTGCCTGTTATGCGCCGAAGAAGGTGCGCTTTGCCTCGCTTGTTGCCATCTGTGGGCCCGCCGCAGTTAAAGGTGGGGGGGGCCTGTAAATAGCAACAAACTGTCCAAGGGCaacattttgctttgcttcTTCTTTATCGCTTTGCTGTGAATCACAGGaggatgtgttgggggggcgGCCAAACGCAGGAACAATGAAGTAGAACAAATCCAACAGGCGCCCATTttatctcgcccccccccccccccccctctcccgccGCCATGCCATGCCTGCCTTTTCTCTGTCATCGCTATCGGCCTCTATCTTAATGAGCGCCAGCTTTCCATCGAGGATGAGTgcgagccagccagccagccggaGCCATGCGGAGAAGCCGGGCCGCGCCATTAGAGATATTTAGTTTGGCGCCAACATTCCGCGGATGACTTAAGAATTTGTCGGGGTTCCGCGGCTCGTTTTGTTCTTACTGGTATTTttcgaaaaaaagtttttctgtcGTAAATGTAATTGTAAAATAGCGCTATGATTGCTAATCGCTCAAGGCCGAGTTGTGAGCCGCTGCAACAGGTTCGACCCCGCTTGGTTTTATTTGCTAATCGCGTCCGAGCCCCAGATCAGAATTAACGGGGTCCGATGATCATACCGCAGATGGTGACCTTACTGTTTGTTTGCCGCAGAGCCAAAAGAAAACCGCAGCGCAGCGCGCATTCTTTAAAACGTCCACACGGGACAGTCTTTAGCCGAAACCCCAGAAGCAACACAATTGCGCAAAGCCTCTTCGCGGCCGGCTCGCTCCGTAATAAGCCAGCTCATCGGAATGCGCGCCAGTCGGAGAAACAGGTGCGTACCAGAGGCGGCGTGTGATCGAGCAAGGCGGCGCGCTAACGGCTTTCTTGGGAAATGATCGTAACGAGCGCCAGCGATAGGGGAGGCGCATTACGCGGATGCGTGACGATGCCGTTCCCGGCCGAGCGGAAGATCCATTTCCTCGGAGTTATGACGACGATCAACCGAGGCCTTTTTGTTTCGGATAAGCTAGTGAAAGTATACAAATTGGAGTCCAGGTAGCGTTTGAGCCATGACGTCTATGTCTGATAATAGGATCACATGctgaacgattaaaaaaaatatatttgcgcGCTAATTCTAAACCCGAGGCTTCGTCAATTGACTATTTAGCGGCGTCAAGCGCTCTCATTTGGACTTTTTCTATTTAGCAGAACTCTGGTTCAGTAATCTCTGCGTACGCTCGGGCCAAATTTACGCAAGCAAAAGACCAGAGACGTCTCTCAAGCCGCACCGATCCACTTGGAAAAAGTTTTGCGCTCTCGTAGCCCGAGGGCGGCGATGAACAGCTGCCGCGTCTCGCTGATATCTGATCAACGTTAATAAGACACTAAAGCTCCCCGTCGAGGCGGAGTGGAAGCAAATTGCTGCAGGTGAAGCCGCGTAAAGCCATCACAGCCGCCCTCGTGCCTCTTCTCCAGCGAAGCTATTATCTTGCGATGTATGGAAATGTGCTAATTAAAGGCAAGTCAGAGGAGGATTCTCGACTAAGTTATCAACGCATATTGAAATTACGCGTGCGAGATGGTCCGTCTTCATCATCCCtcttctttttgtccttttgttttCCGACGATGACACATTTTCGTAGGGGGGGTGGGAcagaagcgtgtgtgtgtgtctttggcgTTGACGGAGGTCGCAAGTGACACGgccatttttcacaaatgctgCCGTGTGGTTGCAATCTCAAACGTGTTGATGGGAGGGCACCTTTTTGAGGATTCTCGGAATTCCACAGCCAGTTTGAGCTTTGCGCTCCTTTGACGGATCCCGCCGGGAACGTCCGAGTCATTAACTTTGATCACATGATCACAGCTTGTTTCTCCAACGTGTTAATTGCCA contains:
- the chrm2a gene encoding muscarinic acetylcholine receptor M2a isoform X1 — its product is MDALNFSYWNASEGNGTEAAEEREGSYKTVEVVFIVLVAGSLSLVTVIGNILVMLSIKVNRNLQTVNNYFLFSLACADLIIGLCSMNLYTVYIVIGYWPLGPVVCDLWLALDYVVSNASVMNLLIISFDRYFCVTKPLSYPVKRTTKMAGMMIAAAWVLSFILWAPAILFWQFIVGGRTVPEKECYIQFFSNAAVTFGTAIAAFYLPVIIMIQLYWQISRASKSRVKKDHRKPSGGHAQRPPSPAKRGNKPDNNNIPAENAAASRSQNAEDSGNRHGGGMQNGKAPASAAAEGETEADEAAGEICAAGEEKESSNDSTSGSAAASHAKDEETPPSAADSDAGPGRPPPRRRAKAGVSKLTCIKIKAKSPKGDCYTPSGATVEIVPASERQNHVARKIVKMTKQPPNKKKKAAPSREKKVTRTIMAILVAFVATWTPYNVMVLINTFCSSCIPNTVWTLGYWLCYINSTINPACYALCNVTFKKTFKHLLLCQYKNIRSAR
- the chrm2a gene encoding muscarinic acetylcholine receptor M2a isoform X2 encodes the protein MDALNFSYWNASEGNGTEAAEEREGSYKTVEVVFIVLVAGSLSLVTVIGNILVMLSIKVNRNLQTVNNYFLFSLACADLIIGLCSMNLYTVYIVIGYWPLGPVVCDLWLALDYVVSNASVMNLLIISFDRYFCVTKPLSYPVKRTTKMAGMMIAAAWVLSFILWAPAILFWQFIVGGRTVPEKECYIQFFSNAAVTFGTAIAAFYLPVIIMIQLYWQISRASKSRVKKDHRKPSGGHAQRPPSPAKRGNKPDNNNIPAENAAASRSQNAEDSGNRHGGGMQNGKAPASAAAEGETEADEAAGEICAAGEEKESSNDSTSGSAAASHAKDEETPPSAADSDAGPGRPPPRRRAKAGVSKLTCIKIKAKSPKGDCYTPSGATVEIVPASERQNHVARKIVKMTKQPPNKKKKAAPSREKKLHPQHGVDAGLLAVLHQQHHQPGLLRPVQRHLQKDLQALTALPVQEHSLR